The Ooceraea biroi isolate clonal line C1 chromosome 7, Obir_v5.4, whole genome shotgun sequence genomic sequence gATGACGTCTgtttaatcttaatttttttaaagagaaaatgtaTTTGATAACATTCATAACAATTTCACTGATGTAACCCGAAAGAAAACAATGACCCCAATGACGACAGCACGATGAATATATCAGTTTGATTGCTCTATTAGGGCTCTGCATTGCTATATCGCCACTACGGTCGCGTTGTGTGCAAAAACCTTATAGCATCTTGTGCATGGACGAATTGCAAACTCGATGAAATATCGCTAgttaaacatattaaaatcattcaGAATTAATCGATGACAAATatcaaaaacattttatcataattcaTGTATAAATTCCATTCTTATTTGTAATTCGTTTGCATATACATAgtgtcaaattttttctaaacactacagaaaagaaaacaaagtatcggaagaattaattaactgtACATTGTAATTAACATTGTAATTAACTGTACAGTGTAATTAACAGAAAACGTGTATAAAAGAAATCTATTTTTAACGTCACTTGTCTGACAGTCGTTAATTAGCAGCTGCAATAACTTATCATgcgataattgaaatattaacacCAGTTAACTCTTGTAAtactttacatatataaatatccgcTATTTTTTAAGTTGCAGTATTGGCTACAATATAGACAGGCATCGGACAATCGATTACAAACTGCGATCGGCGTTACCGATACATGcagacaatttttgatttagttgtaattagaaattaaatatgctcaggagaaaaggagaggaggaaggggaaaggaaagagagagagagagagaagtttcAATAGAGCATGATTGAAGACAACAGATCGATTCTTGTTGGTGCGCCGGGAGCTCGACGTTTCTAGCAACTCTCCAATCCGTCAACGAACCCGATCAGCAAACCTGGACTACATGAAGGCGATCACGTGAACCGGGCGGCAAGTCAttacatatacacgtatacacgtgTGAGTATGTGTGCGTGCAGTTGTGTTTTTTCTCTTCCCGCAGGTAAAAATCAATAATACGGTCGCGATGTAACGTGCATACATACGTGTCGCTCGGTGAGCCGCGGGAAACGCTGAAATCGCGTCGGTAACGAGAAGGTTACGATACCTTACCTTGCGACAGCTCGCGGGTCTGTGTGTGAGAGATTGAGGATTCCTCGAGGCGCGACTCGACACCGGCGCGGACGATTCAAACACCGAACTCGCTCGTAAATGCGCGTCTAACACACATTCGACACGTTCTCCGCACTCGCGGGAACAAactgacgcgcgcgcgatacgtgGTCGCGTGTGCTCGCGTGAATTCGGCCGCGGTCCACTTTCATGTCCGAACCAGTCCGAGTGCCCCGACACTGCCCGATACCACTCGTGGACGGAAGGTCGATCGACCAGCCGACCGACGAGACGAAACGAGGCGAGCCGAGCCGAGTATGTACAAGGCGAAGTTGTTCCGAATTATTCCTGTTTCCGCGCAACAAGCAGCGCCACGTGAGATATGGGTGCGTTCCGTTTCACGCCTTTCGACTTGAATGATTGGCAAGTTCGAGATATCAAAGATACGTTCAGTGACACGACAATCGATTGTCGAAACACGCTCGATATACACGAGTCTCTTGATTCCGCTTGATTTATGTCCAGTCCATGCTAATCTCCCATGCTATCGTCACGTACATCACATATATCCCAATACATCCTCAGACAGCTCCAGAAACATAAATTCCTTTCACTTTACAGATTGCACTTTCAGCATTGGCACACGAGAGTGAGTCAGGTTAACATCAGGCGGACGCATCAAGTGCCAAGCTGGAGCTGACCAGCCTGCTGCAACAAAGTACGGATGAAGTCTACATCTTTCAAAAAATTGAAACCGCGTCGTGACGTTGTCAATTATCTTGCCATGCGATGAGAATCGGCAGATCAGTACATCTACTCAGTCAAGTACAACGCTCAGCCAGTAATCGGGCAATTCTGTCAGCTGAAAATTCCCCCCCGGAATTGATCTCTTCTCTGCCGAAATGTCCCAATGCGATAGCTAGGTGCCTGTATATACAGCTACACATACAAAATTACAATCTCCCGTGGTCCATTCGTCGACAATCGACTCGCGAGTGCGCGATGCATCGGCAACGGATATAGCGAGGGTCTCGCTCGGAGGAATTCCGTCTTTCGCCTCCGAAATCCGCGTAATTAACGCAGAGAAAGTGAGGAGAGCGATCAGATGTGGACGAGGACAAGGTCGTGGCTCGTCCTGCGGTTTTCACcaatcgatgccaattcagtGAGGACCGAACGTTTGTCCACGGTGTACGCAGCTGGTCGCAGTTGGAATCCTCGGTGTTCCTCCGGCGAGGAACGAGGAAATGTATACAAACGTCGCGCCAGAACAACCTGTCTGAAGTTGCCGCTTGTTTTTGCCAGCCGATCACGTCGTGTTTTTGCATCGTCATATCCGAACGTAGCGCTAATCGCTAACCGCGGTCAAATCGCTCGCGGGGCGCTCGGGCTCGAGGGCAATTCCGCGAAAATGCGTGGACGGTTTTACATGGTTCACGTTTATTCCTCGACGCAGATGTGGTGATCAGTCTGATTTGTTCACGCCGCGTGGTGTATCGCGGGCCTTTCGGATTCGCGCGATCGAGAATCGTTCGCGAACGGCCACGACCACAACTCGTCGGCGCTTACGTATGTTAATATTGCTCAACAAATCACAAGGACGCTTTGTTATCAAGGTGAAAAGTCCGATGTGTGTCGAGctttctatatattattatccgTTTCACTTGAACGCGGACTTCGTCGTGTGTACTTATCGCGCATCTCAGATGTTGCGCAAAATACGTTGAGTATTTAAACATCGGTGTTCAATTAAGCAAGTTGGTAACACTAAATAACGTCCCGGCGACGCAATATAAACGCGTCCgtctataaaattatcttattgCGTGGGTTGCGCTCGTCGCACAATAAGAGTGCATGTGGTTTTGCACGTATAATCACACCGTGATGTTTTTAAGTACGGAcgtcaaaaaagaaaaacaagacAGATATTAATCAGATTCATGAATTTACGTAAGATTTATGCAATTTCTAAGTATCTAGAATGTTCTACGTTGAGGAAAAACGACGCGTTGGTGATACATAATGTATGAACAATATGTAGTAACCTAACTGACATTTCAATGACATGTCTTTTTTTAAGATGGTGATGAACTTGTGATTCTTCATCGACTCACCATGTCAGATGATTTGCCGCATATTTCGTATGGGGTCGACAGCCGTGGTAGGATAGTGCGCATCGAGTCCGGTATAAGTAGAACGAACATCAGACGTTTTCCAAGCATAGAGGAGGCCCTGAGGAGACTTAGTACAAATCTGCGATCAGACAGACAAGCCAGTGATTCCAATAATGGTAATAATTTACAGCAAAAGGAGAATTCTTTTGTCAAACGtctttgagagagagagagagagagaatatttgtAAACTAAACTTATGTTCTGCTCTTTCTCTATAGCAGTCTCTCTTTCTATAGTAGAATCCGATGCTCAAATGGAACAAATAGCATCCGAAGAGGAAGATGTACGGTATGTATGGGACGACGGAACAGATCCGGAGATATCTATCGACGTCACGGATGGAACGGATGGGGCAGATAGAGCAGATGGAGCAAATCACAATACTACTAGCGAATCATCATTGACCCCCGACGAAGAGTAAGTTCATGTTATTGTTTAAAATCATGTCATTGAAGTagaaaaacttattttgctttaattgaatatttttcaagcaaTACATATCCTCTGATCGTTTACTATTCTTAGAATAGTAAGTTGCAGCATTCATCTCAGTTTATAGCAATCTATGATAGTAACTTTTTATTTAGCAGGCGTTACTGCTGGGTGTGCTTTGCGACAGAAGAAGATGACGTAACCGCGGCATGGGTGAAGCCATGTCACTGTCGAGGCACTACCAAGTGGGTTCACCAAGGTTGCATACAGAGATGGGTGGATGAGAAGCAGAAAGGCCACGCCAGTCATACTGTAGCCTGTCCGCAATGCAACACggaatatattatagtttatccAAATATGGGTaagtgtatataattaatcgaaaaagtttttaatattaatatcaaaaaaatttttattgccaGACCCACGCTTCTCTTTCTGCGCGGTTACATCAGATCAGATTATATCAGATTTATCTCTCAATCGTGTTTCCTATAGTTGAGTAATgtgtgtgcaaattaattacagGTCCACTAGTGATAGTGCTCGATACTATTGACGCAGTTATCTTCCGAGTATGTCCCTTTATCGCTGCTGGTATAGTAGTTGGTTCCATATACTGGACAGCTGTAACCTACGGTGCAGTCACTGTTATGCAAGTGGTAGGGCACAAGGATGGGCTGACTATGATGGAGCAGGCTGATCCTTTGGTCCTGCTGGTCGGCTTACCCACCATTCCGATTATGTTGGTGCTAGGAAAGATGCTTAGATGGGAAGATCAGGCGCTGAGCTTTCTAAGGCGACACGCATCGAAAGTTCCTATCTTGAGGCATTTCCTTCCTAGTAGGTCGGTAGATAtgattaacaatattattagcATTCAAATAAATAACTGTTTGTTCATCGACGTGTCGTCGTTACAGCTATTCTGACGTGAACACGAGTATACAGTCTGACGATATACCACCGATGAACGATCCAGTATCCGCGACGCGTATTCTTTGTGGCGCACTTTTGTTGCCGACCATCGCCAGCCTATGTGGAAAACTGTTCTTTGAAAGCATAAGTTCCAATTTTCAGAGAACACTTTTGGTACGTATCAATCTTTcgacttgtaataataaatgagaGGGGCAGGGGGAGTTGAATATCTggctaattatattaatatcgaaagttatctttttattattacgatattatatCGTAATCCATTGAATTCTATAAACAGTtttgtgtacacacacacacacacacacacagaaatGTTTACAGAATTactatattcttttattcttttatttcttataggGCGGTGTAGCTTTTATAACGATAAAAGGTGCATTCAAGATTTACCATAAGCAACAACAGTACAAAAGACAATGCCAACGTCGTGTAATGGATTATACAGAAAGTAATGTCGCATTATATAGAAGGCAGCAAGATTCCGAAAATGACCGaacttaaataaaatgtcaactaattaatatttgaataataatgtttaagtTTGATGCAAATTTATGCGAGCGAAACTTCTCGAGATGTAAAACAGCTTGACTTTCCAGTAATATCTGACTAAATTTGGcggatataatttttcatacatatttatagcgtcatatatatatatacacacacactaaTGATCGTAATGTGGTGCATTGTATTAAGGCagttgtatgtatatataaaaatagatatccCTAAGCAGGTTTATAGTCAGCGGTTtgatttatgattatatttttcccCAGAAAAGAGTCATGTTGAATAATTTGAGACATCCTTGAATTTACATTTAGGGGACAGTACTTTTTAATGATTGTTATATTAAGCAAGTAATactattcttcttttattttcgattGTATTTCGTATTTCAATCTTCCTTCGCAATTACTTTTACttacattatgtatattaaaaattatctataatttaCTAAACCTAAGAAAGAACTATTTGTTACGAGTATAAAAAATGCAAGtaaaaatgaaggaaaattAACAAATGTTGACAAATTGCTgtgaataatatttgttattctcttatatttagagtataaataatatatgccCATATATACAATGTGTATAATATACTATTCAAATATActcaatatatacatatgtgcgtgtgtgtccACGCATACacgcatgtatatatattcaccACATGTACCTATACACATATGTGTATCTATgcataaatctttattatattataattaaaatttataggctatattttttttgtaatctAATTTCACATGTAAATgctgttataaaataatccaTAGCAAATATAGAAACTaattatacacacatacatgtacatatattataacaaaaccCTTCTATAATATAGCCAGTTTTAcctttgaattaatttaatgctaTCTTTTGTTTTGAATCAAGTATAAGTAAAAAGATGATTAATATAAGGCATCGAATTTtaggaaataaaattcttaatgtaaaaacttttatgtcattcacacaaatatatttattaaataatttgttacaatGCAAAGATGATCAACCTAATTAAGTACAATCTGGCCTTAGaaaatacttataatttaatagtattacatatattttaagtaCATAAATTATGAGAAACAAGGAGAAATCTAAAAAGATAACAGATAATTTCTccaattgataatttatttaaattttatatatataacgattTTACTGAAAGTAATAcaacatatacatattgtttGCATAAAATCACAATGATcctaacaatttattaacatttatcttgagcgattattttaatctttgatatttaaaCTATACAATTTACCCGTTTTCGCAAGAACTTTTCTTTGTACTATGTATcaagaaaattgaatatttaatatattatataaattttttattatactttagtATATTAGATatcttattatacaatatatatttaataaaaattcagtaATCTCTGTTTTACACTAATTAGTTATCTTTTTATGTCCAATATtgtttatgttttaattttgattaaccAATATGTGGAAAATCAAAACGCTAAATATAAGgaatatattacttttaatatacaaaaggtatatttttttcaaagaataaaacatttttatgcaaTAATGTTTAACatcataatgaaaataaataatagctaAATTGGTATGTAACAAAATGTACAGTCTTCACTTATAAACTAAGAGTTCACAATGGAATTGTCGATTTTCCTTGCTTTAGTGATTAGCAGAAGCAGTTACTTTAGTGATGTGTTGATAAAACTTAAGTTTGTAGTGCATCGCCGCACGCGAGTGAAACTCATGTTTACATATGTGcagaaaagatattaaaaatcaggTTGATAAATTGTAAGAAAAAGTTCTTTCAACCAGAATAATCCTTCAACGGAGGTCCGATGTACTCGAGACTCGAAGAGGAAAAGTCTGGTAGGTTTTCCATGACCGACAACTGAACCTCTTCGATCACATCCCCTGATTCCGTACACAACTTGGATTTGACAATCTTGAAAAATGTGCACGGCCTTGGTCCTCTACCGAACTCGTCAACGTCGTAGGGCGGGCTGAGTATGTCTAAGAAAGCTGCTGGACCCTCGAGGCACGAAATCTGATGTAGATTCTTTTCTGACGGCGTAAGAATACAAGCAGGCGAATCGTGGTCAAGAAAGACCGGTCGATGCCTGAATGCCACAATCTCCTCATTTGCTTTGGCTATATGATCGCTCCTTGTCTTTAGACTATAACTATTCAATTCTACCATACCACTGATTACctatatttaaacaatttatacattttaaacaTTGCATTttggtttattttattatttattgaaatttatttcaccTTCAGCAAACCATGCATTCCCGGGTGATCATGCATGGGCATCGTGACACCATGTTTCAAGATAAAAATCGCGATTGTTATATCCTTGTTCTCCAGGATGTCCATCACGCACATAGGTGTTGGCTGCCGGCTCACATAATCGAGAACGTTTTTGTCGAGCTTCACGTCCTCGGCGGTTATTTTGTTTATCAAGTTCCACAGTTTGTCGAAGTTCTTCTGGCAGAGCTTGTAACCGACGTTCCTGCGATCGCCGAACGTTTTCATTGCCTGCTTGGCCAGAACTTCGATCGCCGATGTCATGATCCCTATGTTTTAGTCCGTTTtacctcttcttcttctttatcttTTAAGGATACCCTCCAGCTCGATTGTAAGACATTCGTGTTCGAACGTATACCTGCAAAACTCATCACATTTTAaccattttgcatttattgACGCAGACATAACCTCAATCATGGTTCGCGTATGATAAACTTATTCATGATCTGAACATTTTTCAAGTATCCTTTAATCGAAAAACAACTTTTACCGTTTAGTCATTGTGAGTAAACTTATTTACGCTTAAAATTATCTGCAAAGAATCCATCTTGAAGAAGAGACAAACGGTACAATCAGTATTAAGAAACTAACCTATTTTCTCTAAATATGCGGGTAGAAAAGGTTTACGATGATCTTCAAGTCAAGCATACGCTGTCATATTCCTACTAAATATTTACGACAGAATAGGTATTTGGAACAAATGCGTGTCGTGCGTGTCGCGATAGAATGTCCAAACAAACGATAACGCACGAGCACATTACGTAATTTGACGcgtaatttctttttactattattttatccATAGAAGTAACAAATAGCTGGACGGAGTACGTTACCCTTGCATAAAGCCTTGTGTCCATGATGCTTGAAATCGTTACGAGATCTCGATCCAAGAGATGTgtggccaatcaacttgcagctTTTCCATGATCGAGATCTcggaccgatttctagcatcgtggacacaaGGCTTAAATACTAACGTGCTATGCACGTGCATGATGCTGAAGGATGTTTgttatcataaattaaaaaagcatGTTAATTGCTTCTAAACTACTTTGTAGCATATAGTAAAAATGTGTTATCTTGAAGTTATGCCACATTGTAGAAGTAATAAGAAAccaataacaaagaaacagcAGCAAAATgctaatttttatgaaatcaaTATTCGTGCTCCTCTGCAAGATAACgacaatatttgttttttatattaattttgcatatatGTTGGATGTGTATTTTCAATGGTTGTTCAATGGTGTTCGAGATATGCAGCAATATGATTATATTGTTGGtgagtatatttattaattgtacatTAAGGAGGAACAAGTGGAAGAATAAAAGCAACGTTTTAATCTCGATAATGAAAAACATTCTTGAATATAAAACACAAATGCTGTTaagtaaaacataatttagtaatttgtgtagttaattaatttatttggcCTTTGAATTAATCAAAACCGATTTACCACTTGTGCCAGCTTATCTATTTTAGTAGCCATAATAttgcttattttatatttctattttattcaattggTGCTTCAATTATTTCAGTTGGTGCTGGTAGCGCTGGTGCAATTCTAGCAGCACGTCTAGCAGAGGATGGAGACAGTGTACTGCTATTGGAAGCAGGAGGTGCTGCACCACCTTTTCTTGACATACCGCTCTTAGCACCGGTCATTCAGAGAACCACTTATGATTGGCAATACATCACTGTTCCTCAGCAATACGCATGCAAAGGTTTGATCAATAATGTGAGTACATTTTTGTAGATGTACAAAGAAATCTGATAGTAGTATTATCACGAAGATGTTTGTAGCAAAGCAGATGGCCTAGAGGCAAAGTTCTTGGAGGCACGAGCCGCTTAAATTATATGGCTTATGTATTAGGACACAAACTGGATTATGAGAAATGGTTTCCAGATTTTATTGGTgtgtaacatttatatataatttaacattaaatattttagtttgcattaatttttttagatgAGTATGAAATGATTGTTTTTTTGAAGCTTGAATATATCtaaatgtatgtaaatttTTCCTCATGCTGAGTGCATTCACAGAGTCAGTTGCAGAGAATGATGAATCTGTGAGTATCAGTGAATTGAGATGGAATTCTGACTTGGCTGATATAATTCTGAAGGCACTGAAGGAATTGAATTATAATGTCGGCGATATGAATTCAGAACTGGATACAGGTATCTGTTTCATAGTAAACGTTGCTTTTGTGATTTTATGCTTACGATATTTATTCTTCAGGTTTCATGAAGGTTCAACTGACAATGGAAAATGGCAGAAGATGGAGTTCGGACAAAGTTTTATGTCAAAAACCGACTCATACTTTGACCGTACTTACTCACGCACGCGCTAGCAAAGTAAGTTCACTCAAAAGACAATTTTCGTATCTTCAGTGATAAGGATTAATATAACAGGATATAACAAATAGTTAATTACTATTAAAGATACTAGTGAATATGGATAAAGCTGAGGGGATTGAATTTgttaaattcaataataaatatacagcaATGGCGAAGAAAGCAGTTGTTCTAAGTGCTGGCGCAATTGAGAGCCCAAAACTGTTAATGTTATCTGGAATTGGGCCAAGGAAACACCTGGAGGATCTTGGTGTGAGTGATCTTCATGTATCTATTTTCTAAACTCAAATAACAATCCTTGTGTCATTTAGATTGGTGTGATCAATGATTTGCCTGTTGGTCAGAATTTGGTGGATCATATATTAACTGGTCTTGATTTAGTCATGTTTAACGCAAGCCTTGGATTGAACGTCTACGATATCTTCAACCCTATGTCAGccatcaaatattttctttttgggGAAGGTAAAGCAACATATCGCACATACaatgcaaaaaattaataatttatacataattatcacTGCTTCTTTCatagattattttttcttgtgcTTTGAATAATCAAATAACTAAATAAACGCTTAAGAGTAACAGACAAATCAATGGTATAATCATAAAGAATGTCGGTCAATATATCTGCATTTTTATCACACGCGTTATACACTTGCACTTTGTTATACTAtagataatttattgatttgtGTAACTAGGTCCATGGACATCATCTGGAATTGAAGTAGTAGGAACGTTTCACAGTACtttacaaacaaataaatctGCAGCACCTGACTTGCAGTTAATGGTACTACCTCTTGGAACATCAAGGGACACTGGCTTTATTCTTAAGAAAGCAATAGGAATTTCCGATGAGgtgcatatatatatcactcaaaacaaacataattaataagtaatatgtGTAGAAgctaaaaaacattttataaatggaTACATTGTCAAGctaaaaatatgaaacgtttttttgttttagaaATTTACTTCTcaattctaatttttaaattacctTTTAGGTCTATAGCAACTATTTCGCTCCTCtgttatacaaaaatacagTGACAATTGCGCCTATCTTACTGCATCCTAAAAGTAGGGGAGAAGTACGACTGCGAAGTGGCGATCCTTTTGACGAGCCGCTGATTGATCCGAAATATTTGTCAAATGAGAATGACATCGACACTCTCATAGAAGGTAAAAcacacattaaaaattattacctaAAATAGactacattaaaaaataagataagtGTCTCTGCATGGATGTAAGAATGTGTTTAACATGATCAAAGTATATGAAtactttgtatatatttataggtTTATACTTTATAAAGACCCTTTTGGAGACGGATGTTTTGAGAGCTCATGGCGCgtcttttaatgaaaatcctTTCCCTGGTTGTGAAAACGAAATATTTGCCAGCAGGGAATATTGGAAATGTTACATACAACATCTTACATTAACGTCTTACCATCCAGGTGGTACATGTCGCATGGGCGATGTTGTCGATGCATCATTTAGGTAATTAtttggaattataaaattagaaaactaGAAACTAATACATATCGAGTACTAattgaaagtaaaataatagtgtATAACAGTGTATACCTTAAACAATGTTAGGTTTCTAAAAATTTCAACTGATCTCCAATacaaaaatcaaaacatttcaGTTTGATTTATTGATCTTTTAATTAACTGAAACTTGtgcttttattatatcttgatTTTGCAGctaattcatattttattgtatctcGATCTTGCAGCTGATTCATACTAACGTttcacttctttttttttaatttttgtgatGCAGAGTTCACAACATGAAAAATTTGTATGTCGTGGACGCTTCGGTTCTTCTGTCGCTGCCAAGCGGAAATATTAATGCAGCTGTGATTGCATTGGCACAAAAAGCTGCGCgtatgtttaaagataaaaaggtacgagaaataaagaaacgaTATAAATCATACAATGCCTG encodes the following:
- the LOC105282385 gene encoding E3 ubiquitin-protein ligase MARCH5 isoform X3, translating into MNLHGDELVILHRLTMSDDLPHISYGVDSRGRIVRIESGISRTNIRRFPSIEEALRRLSTNLRSDRQASDSNNVESDAQMEQIASEEEDVRYVWDDGTDPEISIDVTDGTDGADRADGANHNTTSESSLTPDEDRRYCWVCFATEEDDVTAAWVKPCHCRGTTKWVHQGCIQRWVDEKQKGHASHTVACPQCNTEYIIVYPNMGPLVIVLDTIDAVIFRVCPFIAAGIVVGSIYWTAVTYGAVTVMQVVGHKDGLTMMEQADPLVLLVGLPTIPIMLVLGKMLRWEDQALSFLRRHASKVPILRHFLPSSYSDVNTSIQSDDIPPMNDPVSATRILCGALLLPTIASLCGKLFFESISSNFQRTLLGGVAFITIKGAFKIYHKQQQYKRQCQRRVMDYTESNVALYRRQQDSENDRT
- the LOC105282374 gene encoding 2-aminoethanethiol dioxygenase codes for the protein MTSAIEVLAKQAMKTFGDRRNVGYKLCQKNFDKLWNLINKITAEDVKLDKNVLDYVSRQPTPMCVMDILENKDITIAIFILKHGVTMPMHDHPGMHGLLKVISGMVELNSYSLKTRSDHIAKANEEIVAFRHRPVFLDHDSPACILTPSEKNLHQISCLEGPAAFLDILSPPYDVDEFGRGPRPCTFFKIVKSKLCTESGDVIEEVQLSVMENLPDFSSSSLEYIGPPLKDYSG
- the LOC105282385 gene encoding E3 ubiquitin-protein ligase MARCH5 isoform X1 is translated as MNLHGDELVILHRLTMSDDLPHISYGVDSRGRIVRIESGISRTNIRRFPSIEEALRRLSTNLRSDRQASDSNNAVSLSIVESDAQMEQIASEEEDVRYVWDDGTDPEISIDVTDGTDGADRADGANHNTTSESSLTPDEDRRYCWVCFATEEDDVTAAWVKPCHCRGTTKWVHQGCIQRWVDEKQKGHASHTVACPQCNTEYIIVYPNMGPLVIVLDTIDAVIFRVCPFIAAGIVVGSIYWTAVTYGAVTVMQVVGHKDGLTMMEQADPLVLLVGLPTIPIMLVLGKMLRWEDQALSFLRRHASKVPILRHFLPSSYSDVNTSIQSDDIPPMNDPVSATRILCGALLLPTIASLCGKLFFESISSNFQRTLLGGVAFITIKGAFKIYHKQQQYKRQCQRRVMDYTESNVALYRRQQDSENDRT
- the LOC105282385 gene encoding E3 ubiquitin-protein ligase MARCH5 isoform X4 is translated as MSDDLPHISYGVDSRGRIVRIESGISRTNIRRFPSIEEALRRLSTNLRSDRQASDSNNAVSLSIVESDAQMEQIASEEEDVRYVWDDGTDPEISIDVTDGTDGADRADGANHNTTSESSLTPDEDRRYCWVCFATEEDDVTAAWVKPCHCRGTTKWVHQGCIQRWVDEKQKGHASHTVACPQCNTEYIIVYPNMGPLVIVLDTIDAVIFRVCPFIAAGIVVGSIYWTAVTYGAVTVMQVVGHKDGLTMMEQADPLVLLVGLPTIPIMLVLGKMLRWEDQALSFLRRHASKVPILRHFLPSSYSDVNTSIQSDDIPPMNDPVSATRILCGALLLPTIASLCGKLFFESISSNFQRTLLGGVAFITIKGAFKIYHKQQQYKRQCQRRVMDYTESNVALYRRQQDSENDRT
- the LOC105282385 gene encoding E3 ubiquitin-protein ligase MARCH5 isoform X2, with translation MNLHGDELVILHRLTMSDDLPHISYGVDSRGRIVRIESGISRTNIRRFPSIEEALRRLSTNLRSDRQASDSNNAVSLSIVESDAQMEQIASEEEDVRYVWDDGTDPEISIDVTDGTDGADRADGANHNTTSESSLTPDEERYCWVCFATEEDDVTAAWVKPCHCRGTTKWVHQGCIQRWVDEKQKGHASHTVACPQCNTEYIIVYPNMGPLVIVLDTIDAVIFRVCPFIAAGIVVGSIYWTAVTYGAVTVMQVVGHKDGLTMMEQADPLVLLVGLPTIPIMLVLGKMLRWEDQALSFLRRHASKVPILRHFLPSSYSDVNTSIQSDDIPPMNDPVSATRILCGALLLPTIASLCGKLFFESISSNFQRTLLGGVAFITIKGAFKIYHKQQQYKRQCQRRVMDYTESNVALYRRQQDSENDRT
- the LOC105282375 gene encoding glucose dehydrogenase [FAD, quinone] isoform X2 gives rise to the protein MIGNTSLFLSNTHAKQSRWPRGKVLGGTSRLNYMAYVLGHKLDYEKWFPDFIESVAENDESVSISELRWNSDLADIILKALKELNYNVGDMNSELDTGFMKVQLTMENGRRWSSDKVLCQKPTHTLTVLTHARASKILVNMDKAEGIEFVKFNNKYTAMAKKAVVLSAGAIESPKLLMLSGIGPRKHLEDLGIGVINDLPVGQNLVDHILTGLDLVMFNASLGLNVYDIFNPMSAIKYFLFGEGPWTSSGIEVVGTFHSTLQTNKSAAPDLQLMVLPLGTSRDTGFILKKAIGISDEVYSNYFAPLLYKNTVTIAPILLHPKSRGEVRLRSGDPFDEPLIDPKYLSNENDIDTLIEGLYFIKTLLETDVLRAHGASFNENPFPGCENEIFASREYWKCYIQHLTLTSYHPGGTCRMGDVVDASFRVHNMKNLYVVDASVLLSLPSGNINAAVIALAQKAARMFKDKKVREIKKRYKSYNACYVFHVCEM
- the LOC105282375 gene encoding glucose dehydrogenase [FAD, quinone] isoform X1; the protein is MLIFMKSIFVLLCKITTIFVFYINFAYMLDVYFQWLFNGVRDMQQYDYIVVGAGSAGAILAARLAEDGDSVLLLEAGGAAPPFLDIPLLAPVIQRTTYDWQYITVPQQYACKGLINNQSRWPRGKVLGGTSRLNYMAYVLGHKLDYEKWFPDFIESVAENDESVSISELRWNSDLADIILKALKELNYNVGDMNSELDTGFMKVQLTMENGRRWSSDKVLCQKPTHTLTVLTHARASKILVNMDKAEGIEFVKFNNKYTAMAKKAVVLSAGAIESPKLLMLSGIGPRKHLEDLGIGVINDLPVGQNLVDHILTGLDLVMFNASLGLNVYDIFNPMSAIKYFLFGEGPWTSSGIEVVGTFHSTLQTNKSAAPDLQLMVLPLGTSRDTGFILKKAIGISDEVYSNYFAPLLYKNTVTIAPILLHPKSRGEVRLRSGDPFDEPLIDPKYLSNENDIDTLIEGLYFIKTLLETDVLRAHGASFNENPFPGCENEIFASREYWKCYIQHLTLTSYHPGGTCRMGDVVDASFRVHNMKNLYVVDASVLLSLPSGNINAAVIALAQKAARMFKDKKVREIKKRYKSYNACYVFHVCEM